A single Lactuca sativa cultivar Salinas chromosome 8, Lsat_Salinas_v11, whole genome shotgun sequence DNA region contains:
- the LOC111881712 gene encoding tetraspanin-8, which produces MVRISNNLVGILNFVTFLLSIPILAGGIWLSRQGTSECERFLDRPVIALGVFLMIVSLAGLIGACCRVSWLLWVYLLVMFLLIVLLFCFTIFAFVVTNKGAGNTVSGRGYKEYRLGDYSSWLQKRVNSDKNWNKIKSCLEDSMVCKSLIDDGSDNTPVDVFYTRHLSSIQSGCCKPSNDCGFTYVTPTNWTKTPTTSGNPDCNAWDNDPNNLCFNCQSCKAGLLDNIKSDWKKVAVLNVIFLVFLIIVYSIGCCAFRNNREDNSWKRYP; this is translated from the exons ATGGTGCGTATAAGCAACAACTTAGTTGGCATCCTCAATTTCGTAACATTCCTCCTCTCAATCCCCATCTTGGCCGGCGGTATTTGGCTTTCACGTCAAGGAACCTCCGAATGCGAACGATTCCTCGATAGACCAGTCATCGCACTCGGCGTCTTCCTCATGATCGTCTCACTCGCCGGACTCATCGGCGCGTGTTGTCGCGTGTCCTGGCTCTTATGGGTTTACCTACTCGTCATGTTTCTACTCATCGTTCTACTTTTCTGCTTCACGATCTTCGCGTTCGTCGTCACCAACAAGGGCGCCGGAAACACGGTATCCGGTAGAGGATACAAGGAGTACCGTTTAGGAGATTATTCGAGTTGGTTACAGAAGCGGGTTAACAGTGACAAAAACTGGAATAAGATCAAGAGTTGTTTAGAAGATAGCATGGTTTGCAAGAGCTTGATTGATGACGGATCTGACAATACTCCAGTTGACGTTTTCTACACCAGACATCTCTCTTCTATTCAG TCTGGATGCTGCAAGCCCTCGAACGACTGCGGTTTCACATACGTAACTCCGACCAACTGGACCAAAACTCCGACGACCTCCGGCAACCCTGACTGTAATGCTTGGGACAACGATCCAAACAACCTCTGTTTCAACTGCCAATCATGCAAGGCTGGATTACTCGACAACATAAAGAGCGATTGGAAGAAGGTTGCTGTACTCAACGTCATCTTCCTCGTATTCCTCATTATCGTTTACTCGATTGGTTGCTGTGCATTCAGGAACAACCGTGAAGATAATTCATGGAAGCGCTACCCTTAG